In the Drosophila gunungcola strain Sukarami unplaced genomic scaffold, Dgunungcola_SK_2 000001F, whole genome shotgun sequence genome, one interval contains:
- the LOC128262576 gene encoding LOW QUALITY PROTEIN: glucose-fructose oxidoreductase domain-containing protein 1 (The sequence of the model RefSeq protein was modified relative to this genomic sequence to represent the inferred CDS: inserted 1 base in 1 codon; deleted 2 bases in 2 codons) produces MLPGVGVFGTGEIANVLVPLLREKGFEVRAIWGRTLKEAKETAATQNVQFHTNVIDDVLLRKDVDLVFIVCQPFLHAEISVKALGIGKHVVCDKPAGLHQQDALKMVRASQYYPTLISLVNHPLRFLPAFTHMRRCLQEELIGSIGDVVLMDVRVQMGTLFPEKYNWMCDAQMGGGAXNLVGSVVDLVTFLLQQQAIRVHGVLRSYTKTTPAINGIRQITAPDFCNFQMELATGTLVTVALHSHTVPAKAFSQEVLIYGSKGHLVVRGGDLFVLKEGQPKEEAVYVDVQDLHFATNNSLLPRPYIKGLCKMVGALKEAFGSKESSWVKAPVSTAATFEDGLYVQAVVEAIRKSNETRQWQRVQLSTDSPLNHDQIIRYARMSTM; encoded by the exons ATGTTACCGGGAGTTGGAGTCTTCGGAACCGGAGAGATAGCCAATGTCTTA GTTCCACTGCTGCGGGAGAAGGGATTCGAGGTGCGGGCCATTTGGGGTAGGACCCTGAAGGAGGCCAAAGAGACGGCGGCCACGCAGAACGTGCAATTCCATACAAACGTTATCGACGATGTCCTGCTGCGAAAGGATGTGGATCTGGTATTCATCGTTTGCCAGCCATTTCTGCACGCGGAGATCTCGGTAAAGGCGCTGGGCATTGGCAAACATGTGGTGTGCGACAAGCCAGCAGGCTTGCACCAGCAGGATGCCCTCAAAATGGTGCGGGCCTCACAGTATTATCCCACTTTGATTTCCCTGGTCAATCATCCTTTGCGATTTCTGCCCGCCTTTACGCACATGCGAAGATGTCTACAGGAGGAGCTCATCGGGTCCATTGGCGATGTGGTTCTCATGGATGTGCGCGTCCAAATGGGCACCCTCTTCCCGGAGAAATACAATTGGATGTGCGATGCCCAAATGGGCGGGGGAG CTAATCTTGTGGGTTCTGTGGTGGATTTGGTCACCTTTCTGCTGCAACAGCAGGCCATCCGGGTGCATGGAGTCCTGCGATCCTATACCAAAACC ACGCCGGCCATCAATGGCATACGACAAATCACGGCTCCAGATTTCTGCAACTTTCAAATGGAACTGGCCACCGGAACGCTGGTCACTGTAGCCCTCCACAGTCACACAGTGCCTGCGAAAGCCTTCTCCCAGGAGGTGCTCATCTATGGCAGCAAGGGTCACCTTGTGGTGCGTGGCGGTGATCTCTTTGTTCTCAAGGAGGGCCAACCCAAAGAGGAAGCTGTCTACGTGGATGTTCAGGATCTGCACTTTGCCACTAATAACTCTTTGCTGCCTCGTCCCTATATCAAAGGACTCTGCAAAATGGTTGGCGCTCTGAAAGAAGCCTTTGGCAGCAAGGAATCGTCGTGGGTAAAGGCACCCGTCTCCACAGCCGCCACCTTTGAGGATGGCCTCTATGTCCAGGCCGTGGTGGAGGCCATCAGGAAGTCCAACGAAACCAGACAATGGCAACGTGTCCAACTATCCACCGATAGCCCCCTGAATCACGATCAAATCATTCGATATGCAcgcatgtccaccatgtaa